The DNA sequence tacaatacaaaaaaaagatatagctcgcagagttagtaagctgaagtggcagtgggctggtcacatatgtcgcagaaccgataaccgttggggtagacgtgttctggagtggagaccgcgaaccggaaAACGTAGTgtgggacgccctcctgctagatggagcgacgacctgcgcaaggcagctggcagtaactggatgcgtaaaaccgaagatcgggttcagtggcaagctttgggggaggcctatgtccagcagtggactgccgcaggctgatgatgatgatgatgatgatgatgatgatacaatCTCATGTCGAAAGGTGGAGTTTGACGTTTGGAATCATACCGTCTACCCAAGCATAAAGTAggtacatataaaaaaattaattccagTACAAACATAAATCACTGGAAATCTTAATAAGAATGAATTAGGATAAACAAATCGAAAGAGTCAATGCTGGTATAAAAACCAAAAGTAATTCATtgagacaaaacaaaaataactttattttcatTGAATAATGTATcggaaatttatataaatattgaccAATTTAAGATATATGGTAAGTAAAGTTCCATTatccaaacaaacaaaaaggttCAAAACTTCTCCCAAACGGTTGTTTTGCATTAGTCTTCAAATACAACTTTCCCGTTACGTTTCTGTTTACGTCCTCACCCATAAACCCGTATTGATCGCAAAGATTCTGTAAATAATCCAACCAGCTTGCACATTTGAAAGCTGGAAATGCTTTGGGTGTCTTTATAGATTCTGCAAAATAATCATGTGCTCTACTATGGCTGCATGCTTCTGTAAAATATTTCACTCTATTAGTTGTATTCCATGTTAGTCCTATGCCTATATCCAGCAGTAGACTGCTGCTATAAGctaatgatgacgatgatgatgataatatgtACTGTGTAAcacatttttaagtttttaaaagcGTATATTGCACAACCAGCCTTGAGATGTAAATGATATACCTATAAACATTGagaaatatttgaattttaagaCTTATCATAAGGTaggataagatttttttaaattcctatACGTGAGATATGAGATTCCCGCAACCTTTAAACAACCGCTGTACATTCCTTGTGTTATTTATTGGTCTCAGAGTAAAATAGCTGTAACATACGATTCAGTTTTATTGCTTTGCGGGGCTTCAGATATTTGAGAAATCAGAATATATgtaaactgtattttttatagacaaaaaatgTGAACGAGATAATAAACCGGAACttagaagtcgttgtggcctcaaggattagtttagtttattagtATAGTTAGTCGTGTTTAGTTCGGTTTTCGCGGGTCGTAGACATAACTTAAcctatttttatgatttaagcTCTCGTTTATTATTGTTGACGATTGAAATATTTAACAGTAtttgtggtcacggacgaaagtcgtaataaacgcgaaattaaaccgtaaaaatagtttcaatGTGTCTAGGACTCTCCCGAAACTTTCAAGGTGTTAAATCACAGAGTACCTATTGGTTGAATTTATAGGTACACAATTTTTAATGGTAGTAGGGTATAACGATGTCCTCAATACAATCCTCCCTATTTAGGCCGTAAATTATCCGTGTTTTCGGACTTGATAGGCATGTCACTAGACAGCAGAGAAATTTATAAATGAAGATTTTTCTTGTTTGATAGTTTTACTTCCATATTATTCTCTTCATGTCTGACGGAGAGGGGCAGACGAAATCCAGTTTATGATGTACCTATATGTACGAGTATTGGTGTATATGCTTATAATTTTCTtgctaaaatataattttttcaaagacaGCATCTTACCTAAGATTTTTTGAATACTGTCACACCCGGGTTGTGGTGGTATACCACTATTAGGATAAAAATCAGCTGTACCGATGGCCGCTTCGATTCCAAGAACACCACCACACGTATGAATGACATCCACAAATTTAGCATCAGATGAGTCTAATTTTTCTGAATCGTCACGACTGGGATATTCAAAAAGGGGTCTTGCTGGATCGAGACCTTTAAGTTTTAactagttataaataattaGCACAACAGTTTTTTGTACTGCTGTAGATGGACATACAAGACCACGCCCCgttgatattaagtggttactgtaactCAAACATcacaacataatatatatatcacTACTCAACTTGAGACATGCTGCTATAATTTCAGTTGTACTACTACGCCACCAAATATCTAACTTGTCTGAATAACAATATGTTACTATATTttagttaatatattttgaataaaaaataagactGTACCTATCACATAATTCAAATGaggattataaaatataaatcttctGCTCTAGTCTATACTAGACTTGATCTATAGCAATAGATATTTTTGTTGTCcctgaccacaaaaactgtaaagcatTCGAACCGTtggaaataattaaatgaaaataataagggCGATATTaactgtaaaattatttttaactacaaataactatattttaatacatgAAATAATTATACCGGTAATCCGATTAATAGTCAGGTTCGACTTATACGCGGCAACTCCCATAACATGAGCCCCAAGACTGTGGCCTATGAGATGTATTTGGTCTCCAGAAACATTATGTTGTTTACTTAATCCGTCTAAAAATATTGCTACTTGTTcaccaatattttttgttttatttgcaacccagttgtaaaaaaaagaatcggCCGTAACACTCCAGTCGATGGTTATGATGTCTGCGTCTTTTGTTTCTAGATACGCTTCCTTTATGACCTTAACAGCGGGACTATCGATTGATGATTTCCATCCATgcgtaataattttaattgaatttttaaataaattgtccTCTTTTAAATTTTCTGTTACAACATTTCCGTAAGCATCCATAACAATATAGTGATCCACATTTCTGAAAACAgatgtataaaacaaaatatgtgtTACGTACAACATATGCGCAGAACCTATTTATTGGACAGTTTTGATAGTAATTAAGAAATTCTTACGTTCCAATGACAATTCTATAGAGATGGAGCAATTCAATGTATAACTATAATGTTGTAGTACTTTTCAACTCAAAGGCAAGAAATCCGACTCCTGAAATCTTTCTATTCCACCTTGAATGACGATAACGTTCGACAGtatggaagtcgtcgtggcctaaaggataagacgtccggtgcattcgtcgtccgtccgaatcccgcaggcgggtaccagtttttgtaatgaaatacgtacttaacaaatgttcacgattgacttccacggtgaaggaatagcatcgtgcaataaaaatgaaacccgcaaaattataatttgcgtaattactggtggtaggacctcttgtaagtccgcacgggtaggtactaccgccccgcctatttctgccgtgaagcagtaatgcgtttcggtttgaagggtggggcagctgttgtgactatactgagaccttagaactatatttcaaggtgtgtggcgcattttacgttgtagatgtctatgggctccagtaaccacttaacaccaggtgggctgtgagctcgtccacacatctaagaaaaaaaaaattgtagtttttattataaaatattacctTTTATATCTTCGAAATTCCAATTCAACAAAATCTGTCTTCAGTTCGGGCTGTGTGGAGGTGGCACTCAAGTTAACATAGTGTGGCACTCCCTGGCCGTCCGGAAAATAGATCCATTCTGTTCCATATCCATCCCCGTATTCGTTCTTATAAGATAAGGAAAAGTGACCTGATAAAATGTAAGTTTACTGGTTTAGCTGTCATGATTTCACGCATAATTAAAGAATTCAGACGAGTTGAAACCACAACCACATCacagcgcgggtgggtaccaccaccttgcctatttctgccgtgaagcagtaatgcgtttcggtttgaagggcggggcagccgttgtaactatacttgagaccttagaacttatatctcaaggtgggtggcgcatttacgttgtatgggtctgtgggctccagtaaccacttaacaccaggtgggctgtgagctcgtccaaccatctaagcaacaacaaaaaaaaaatttgagaccttagagcttatatctgaaggtgggtggcgcatttacgttgtggatgtctatgtgctccagtaaccacttaacaccaggtgggctgtgagctcgtccatccatctaagcaatattaataaataaaaaagcatgtTAATGCAAATGTTATATAAGCGAATAACATTGTGATATCGCTGATAATTCGTTTCGGAAGGCAATTAACAAATtggttataattttaaaaataaatattataaatacatataatataaataaaaaataaaaaaattcaaattattaccgacaagtaaatattttttaatttagtcgTCCATCTActcatatacttagtctggccataaaaactattacaattaaaaataaacaaaatattacatttggatttggaatctgtcatttttatatgattgctcattgagttttctcattttggcgccaatacattgtacaatattttgcgatattaaaatgaagtggggtgataaagagaaccgaatcgctgtgattgcattacaaaaagtaggtatggagccaaatgcaatttttaaaactctccatacgcttgatattagtaaaatgtttgtgtaccaggttattaataggtgcaatgagacctcctctgcttgtgtcagaaaaagatctggccgtccacgtagtgttcgtacgaaaaaggtgatcaaagcagtaagggaaagaattcgaagaaatcctgtccgaaagcaaaagattttatctcgggagatgaagatagcacctagaaccatgtcgcgtatcttaaaagatgacttaggacttgcagcctataagagacgtactggtcatttcttaactgataatttaaaaaagaatagggtggtaaaatcgaaacaactactgaagcggtacgcaaagggaggtcatagaaattttttgtttacggatgagaaattttttacaattgagcaacattttaacaaacaaaatgaccgtatttatgctcaaagctctaaggaagcttcccaattagtcgacagagtgcaacgtgggcactatccaaCTTCAGTGATgatttggtggggtattagctatgaaggagtgactgagccatacatatcaagataccattcttgagaaggtagtgaagccccttaacaacaccatgttcaataatcaagaatggtccttccagcaagactcggcgccaggtcataaagctcggtctacgcagtcttggttggaaacgaacgtttctgacttcatcagagctgaagactggccgtcgtctagtcccgattttaatccgctggattatgatttatggtcagttttcgagagtacggcttgctctaaatgtCGTGATAATTTGGAGTTCCTAAaataatccgtacgattggcagtgaaaatttttcccatggaaaaagtgcgtgcttctattgataactggcctcaacgtttaaaggactgtattgcagccaatggagaccacttcgaataagctttttataccttaaattgttttatatttatgtattaaactaacacactgtaaaagtaataaatgttatttgccatagaatttttttttgttttcctttgtaacagtatttatggccagactaagtatatttctgatttatttacttaaatattttctttaattcgAAGTTTATCTCACCTGTGGTTAAGTTATTGGACACAATTTCCACAATTATGcatacgaaataaataaataaaacatacgtCAAATACATCTctgaattgtttaaaattataaaatgttttctaataaaaatagtattgacACAAACATTTGACTTCACATAATTAACTGTAGTACTTCAAGAAGAAAGTGTGAACGTTATATAGAGAATTCTTCCATTTTTTCAAGGCTGAACAGTGTTCAACAAAAGCTATTAATTCGATCTAGGTGTTAATTTAAAGGAGTATTTACGATCATTatgtatttacaattttttaagaGGAGGTAACGCTTGTACTTAGAACAGAGCTCTGGGTATTTGGACAATTCAAATTCTATAAAGGCATATCACACCGCTTTTTTTGGAACTTATTTTTCTTGcaacaaattgaattaaatgaaatgcgAAAAAATGGATAGGGCTAGGTCTGGCGAGTACCGAGTTAGATGTAGagtttctagttttttttttattacttagatgggtggacgacctcacagcccacctggtgttaagtgattcatggagctcatagacatttacatcgtaaatgcgccatccaccttgagatgtaagtttaaaggtctcagtatagttacaacggctgccctacccttcaaaccgaaacttcaCAGCACtgatttctgcttcacggcagaaataggcggggtggcggtacctacccgtgcggactcacaagaggtcctaccaccagtaattacgcaaattataat is a window from the Bombyx mori chromosome 12, ASM3026992v2 genome containing:
- the LOC101745329 gene encoding phospholipase A1 gives rise to the protein MYLTYVLFIYFVCIIVEIVSNNLTTGHFSLSYKNEYGDGYGTEWIYFPDGQGVPHYVNLSATSTQPELKTDFVELEFRRYKRNVDHYIVMDAYGNVVTENLKEDNLFKNSIKIITHGWKSSIDSPAVKVIKEAYLETKDADIITIDWSVTADSFFYNWVANKTKNIGEQVAIFLDGLSKQHNVSGDQIHLIGHSLGAHVMGVAAYKSNLTINRITGLDPARPLFEYPSRDDSEKLDSSDAKFVDVIHTCGGVLGIEAAIGTADFYPNSGIPPQPGCDSIQKILEACSHSRAHDYFAESIKTPKAFPAFKCASWLDYLQNLCDQYGFMGEDVNRNVTGKLYLKTNAKQPFGRSFEPFCLFG